In Cytobacillus oceanisediminis, the following proteins share a genomic window:
- a CDS encoding FecCD family ABC transporter permease, which produces MQKQYIRTYLNNKFLAYITAAAFLLCAMLMGISIGTVSVHPMTIFRVLSAEIFPFISLGNTDAMHSNIIMNIRLPRVLLAGLVGASLAIAGAAFQGLLRNPLADPYTIGVSSGASLGAVLTLFLGLSIPFAGMFTLPLFSILFSFLTIFAVLLFARNIERSMKVETIILTGIIFSSFLGALISLMIALTGEELRQIIGWLLGSVSMRGWAYINIILPFFVIGALLLLVNSKELNAMSFGEEKAQHIGVDVQKRKMMVLIAGSILTGAAVAVSGTIGFVGLVIPHLTRLLWGPDHRHLLPLSILMGAGFLIIADLVSRTIIAPTELPIGVITAIIGAPTFAIILIKRKNKL; this is translated from the coding sequence TTGCAAAAGCAGTATATCCGGACGTATTTAAATAATAAATTTTTAGCTTATATAACAGCAGCAGCTTTCCTGCTTTGTGCCATGCTGATGGGGATTTCAATTGGAACAGTGTCTGTTCACCCCATGACGATTTTCAGAGTATTAAGCGCTGAGATTTTTCCTTTTATTTCATTGGGAAACACGGATGCTATGCATTCAAATATCATTATGAATATTCGCCTGCCGCGCGTATTGCTGGCTGGCTTAGTAGGGGCGTCTCTTGCAATTGCGGGAGCCGCCTTTCAAGGTTTATTAAGAAACCCGCTGGCAGATCCATATACAATTGGAGTTTCTTCCGGGGCTTCACTCGGTGCTGTTTTAACATTGTTCTTAGGATTATCCATTCCGTTTGCAGGAATGTTTACACTGCCTTTATTCAGCATCTTATTTTCCTTTTTAACCATTTTTGCCGTTTTACTATTTGCCAGAAATATTGAAAGATCCATGAAAGTGGAAACGATTATTTTAACAGGCATCATCTTCAGTTCTTTTCTTGGCGCCCTAATTTCTCTGATGATTGCCCTGACTGGAGAGGAGCTTAGACAGATTATTGGCTGGCTTCTTGGCAGTGTATCTATGAGAGGCTGGGCGTATATTAATATTATCCTTCCGTTTTTTGTGATAGGTGCCCTCCTTCTTTTAGTGAACAGCAAGGAGCTTAATGCCATGAGTTTCGGAGAAGAAAAGGCCCAGCATATAGGGGTGGACGTTCAGAAGAGAAAAATGATGGTCCTGATAGCGGGTTCCATCTTAACGGGTGCAGCTGTTGCTGTGTCTGGAACGATAGGATTTGTCGGGCTTGTGATCCCTCATCTGACCAGGCTGTTATGGGGACCGGATCATAGGCACCTATTGCCGCTATCCATTCTGATGGGTGCAGGTTTTCTTATTATTGCCGATCTGGTTTCACGGACGATCATTGCACCTACCGAGCTTCCAATCGGTGTGATTACAGCGATAATCGGCGCGCCTACGTTTGCCATTATTTTAATTAAAAGAAAGAATAAACTTTGA
- a CDS encoding ABC transporter substrate-binding protein has protein sequence MRKFYAFLLTMLLAAGVLAGCGESAEQPKEEKKVEEGQNAGGEATAFPVTIKDALDNEIVIESKPERIVSMIPSNTEIAFELGLGEEVVGVSDFDNYPPEATEKEKIGGMEFNVEKIISLNPDLVLAHASSAHNSEAGLQQLRDAGVTVLVVNDAKSFDQVFESIEMVGTAAGEKDKAEQLVSDMKSKLEEIKTKAQGIKEEDRKSVFVEVSPAPEIYTAGTKTFMDEMLSAINAENIITEEGWPKMDPEAIIERNPDVIITTHGYYTEDAVGNVMSRDGWQDITAVKNKQVADVDSDMVTRSGPRIIEGVEELAKAVYPDVFK, from the coding sequence ATGAGAAAGTTTTATGCATTTTTATTAACGATGCTTCTGGCTGCAGGAGTGCTTGCAGGCTGCGGAGAGAGTGCTGAACAGCCTAAAGAAGAGAAAAAAGTTGAGGAAGGGCAGAATGCCGGCGGAGAAGCGACTGCATTTCCTGTAACGATAAAGGATGCTCTTGATAATGAAATCGTCATTGAGTCCAAGCCTGAAAGAATCGTGTCTATGATTCCAAGCAATACCGAAATTGCCTTTGAATTGGGGCTTGGAGAAGAAGTTGTCGGAGTCTCCGATTTTGATAACTACCCGCCCGAAGCTACAGAAAAAGAAAAGATTGGCGGCATGGAATTTAATGTCGAGAAAATCATCTCTTTAAACCCGGATCTTGTCCTTGCGCACGCTTCAAGCGCACATAATTCAGAAGCAGGCCTTCAGCAATTAAGGGATGCAGGTGTGACCGTCCTTGTTGTCAATGATGCGAAGAGCTTTGATCAGGTTTTTGAATCCATTGAAATGGTTGGAACCGCAGCGGGGGAGAAAGATAAAGCAGAGCAGCTCGTTTCAGACATGAAGAGCAAGCTCGAGGAAATTAAAACAAAAGCTCAGGGCATAAAAGAAGAAGACCGCAAATCGGTATTCGTGGAAGTTTCACCTGCTCCTGAAATCTATACGGCTGGTACAAAAACATTTATGGACGAAATGTTAAGTGCCATTAATGCAGAAAATATCATTACAGAAGAAGGATGGCCTAAGATGGATCCGGAAGCGATTATCGAACGGAATCCGGATGTAATCATCACAACTCATGGCTATTACACTGAAGATGCTGTTGGCAATGTAATGAGCAGGGATGGCTGGCAGGATATAACCGCAGTGAAAAATAAGCAGGTTGCCGATGTTGATTCCGATATGGTAACCCGCTCTGGCCCTCGTATTATTGAAGGAGTCGAGGAACTTGCAAAAGCAGTATATCCGGACGTATTTAAATAA